From the Montipora capricornis isolate CH-2021 chromosome 2, ASM3666992v2, whole genome shotgun sequence genome, one window contains:
- the LOC138037687 gene encoding NLR family CARD domain-containing protein 3-like, with protein sequence MFIVNSLSWTYGLDLGHNKIGDQGAAHLSDALKDVNCKLTQLDLKFNEIGDQGAAHLSDALKDVNCKLTQLDLNFNEIGDQGAAHLSDALKDLDLKFNEIGHQGAAHLSDALKDVNCKLTQLDLHFNQIRDQGAAHLSDALKDLDLQFNQIRDQGAAHLIDALKDVNCKLTQLDLKGDKIGDQGVAHLINALKDVNCKLTQLKLRGNEIGDQGVAHLSDALQDVNCKLTQLDLWGNKIGVQGAANLRDALKDVNCKLTRLVLHLNQIRDQGAAHPSDALNDVTCKLTQPHRGANAIGVQGAAHLSDALKDVNCKLTQLDLNFNAIGHQGAAHLSDALKDVNCKLTQLDLKFNEIGDQGAAHLSDALKDVNCKLTQLDLHRNQIGDRGAAHLSDALKDVNCKLTQLSLGVNQIGDRGAAHLSDALKDVNCKLIQLDLGDNEMGDQGATHLSDALKDVNCKLTQLDLHRNQIADRGAAHLSDALKDVN encoded by the exons atgtttattgtaaactcactcagctggacctatGGG ctggacctcgGCCAtaacaagataggagatcaaggagcagcacacctgagtgatgcactcaaagatgttaattgtaaactcactcagctggacctcaAGTTTaacgagataggagatcaaggagcagcacacctgagtgatgcactcaaagatgttaattgtaaactcactcagctggacctcaACTTTaacgagataggagatcaaggagcagcacacctgagtgatgcactcaaagat ctggacctcaAGTTTAACGAGATAGGacatcaaggagcagcacacctgagtgatgcactcaaagatgttaattgtaaactcactcagctggacctccATTTTAACCAGATaagagatcaaggagcagcacacctgagtgatgcactcaaagat ctggacctccAATTTAACCAGATaagagatcaaggagcagcacacctgattgatgcactcaaagatgttaattgtaaactcactcagctggaccttAAGGGTGACAAGATTGGAGATCAAGGAGTAGCACACCTGATtaatgcactcaaagatgttaattgtaaactcactcagctgaaacTCAGGGGTaacgagataggagatcaaggagtagcacacctgagtgatgcactccaagatgttaattgtaaactcactcagctggacctatGGGGTAACAAGATAGGAGTTCAAGGAGCAGCAAACCTGAGAGATGCACtgaaagatgttaattgtaaactcacccGCCTTGTCCTCCATCTTAACCAGATaagagatcaaggagcagcacacccgAGTGATGCACTCAACGATGTTacttgtaaactcactcagccgCACCGAGGGGCTAACGCGATAGGAgttcaaggagcagcacacctgagtgatgcactcaaagatgtgaattgtaaactcactcagctggacctcaATTTTAACGCGATAGGacatcaaggagcagcacacctgagtgatgcactcaaagatgttaattgtaaactcactcagctggacctcaAGTTTaacgagataggagatcaaggagcagcacacctgagtgatgcactcaaagatgttaattgtaaactcactcagctggacctccATCGTAACCAGATAGGTGATcgaggagcagcacacctgagtgatgcactcaaagatgttaattgtaaactcactcagctaaGCCTCGGTGTTAACCAGATAGGAGATcgaggagcagcacacctgagtgatgcactcaaagatgttaattgtaaactcattCAGCTGGACCTAGGGGATAACGAGATGGGAGATCAAGGAGCaacacacctgagtgatgcactcaaagatgttaattgtaaactcactcagctggacctccATCGTAACCAGATAGCAGATcgaggagcagcacacctgagtgatgcactcaaagatgttaattaa